Within Lentisphaerota bacterium, the genomic segment ACCCGACATTTTTCTGCTCGCGGCCGACCGGATCGGCGTCGCTCCCGAATCCTGCGTGGTGTTCGAGGACGCCGTTTCGGGGATACAGGCGGCGCGGGCGGCTGGAATGCGTGCGATCGGTGTCCGCAGTTCATTCGACGACGCGACACTTCGCGGCGCCGGCGCCTGCCAGACCGTTCGCGATCTGTCGGAAACGGTGTGCTTGAACCCCACGGATTGAATTCCGGCGCGATTTATGCTTTGCAGTTTCTCGAATCTGTCAACCAAGGGGAGGCTAGCATGGTCAGGCGGATGATTGGCGTCATATTGTGCGTGGGCGCGTTGGTTTGCGTCCGGGCCGATGAGGCGGTGGACCAGTTCAATTTTGCGACTGGGCTGCTGATCAGGGACGAGCCGGCGCTGGCCGCGGGCGAGTACCGCAAATTGCTGAAAGCCCATCCCGAATTCCCGCAGGCGGATGTCGCGTGGTACCGGCTGGGCGAGGCGCTGCAGAAGACGAAGGACGCGGACGGTGCGCGCACGGCGTTCGAGCGCGTCGTGAAGCAGTATCCCAAGTCCGAGCGGACGCCTCGCGCGAACTATCTTCTGGGGCAGATGCTGGCCACCGAGGACCCCAAACGCGCCGCCGCGTGTTTTGCCGCGGCGGCGGCGGGGGACACCGGCGGGGCGCTCGCTGAACCGGCCCTGTTCGGCCAGGCCGAGGCGCTCTATCAGGCCAGGGAGTGGGTGGCGGCCGGCGAGGCGTATGCCGGTTTGCTGAAGCGGTTTCCCGAGAGCCCATTCGCGGCGCAGGCGCTCAACGGGCAGGGGTGGTGCGCCTTCAAAGCGGCGGACTATGCGGCGGCAGAGCGGCTCTTCGGCGACTTTGTCACCCGTTACGCCGACCATGCGCTCGCGGACGAGTGCCGGCTCAAGCGGGGCGACAGCCTCTATCGCCTGAAGCGATACGACGCGGCGGTGACAGAATACGCGGCGGTTATGGGCAAGGCCGGCTCGCCGCACCGACCGGCGGCGCTGGCGGGGCGGGCGTGGTGTCTCTACGACGCGGGGCGTACGAACGAGGCGGCTGTCGCCTTCCGCGAGGCGGCGGCGGCCTTCGGCGCGGCGGCCCAGGCTGCGGTCATGCGCTACAACGCAGGCAATGCCGCGTTCGCCGCCCAGGCGTTCGCCGAGGCCGAGGCCGATTTTGCAGCCTGCGTCCAGACGAACGCGGTCGATGCCGCGTGGGTCCGTGCTGCGGCCTACTGGCGGGCCGCGTCTCTGGTAAAGCTGAAGCGTTACGAGGAGGCGTGCGGGGTGCTCGAGAAGCTGAGGGCCTCCGAAAAGCTTCCTGCGGATCTGGCGGTGGATGCCTGGTTGCTGCAGGCCGAGGCGGAGCTGGCGCGCGGGCGGTTCAAGGAGGCGGCGGCGTGCTATGCGGCGGTCGGCCGTGACCACGGCGCGCACGCGCTGGCCGGCGACGCGGCTGCGGGCCGGGTGCTGGCGCTTGAAAAGGCCGGGGACCTGGCCACGGCCGAAGCGGCCGCGACGGCTTTCACGGCGGCTTATCCCAAGCACGCCCAGCTCGCGGCCGTTCGCTTTCTGACGGGCGAATACCGCTACCGGCTGGAGCGCTTTCCGGATGCGGTGGCGGCCTTTGAGGCATTCTTGAAGGAGCACCCCGGCCACGAGCTCGCGGCCGAGGCCGGGTACAAGGCGGGGTGGGCCTGTTGGCGGATGAAGAAACCGGCCCAGGCCAGGCCGTTCTTCCGTGCGGTCGTGGCGTCCTTCCCCAAGGCCGCCGTTGCCGCGGATGCGGCCTTCATGGCGGGCCGCTGCGCCGATGCGGCGGCGGATGCGGCGGGCGCGGCGGCGGATTTCGAGCGGGCGGCGGAGCTGGCTCCGGCGAGCGATGCGGGGCTGCGCGCGGCGTTGGAGCGGATCAGGATCGACTATCAAGCCAGGCGCTACGCTGAGGCCTTGACCCGAGCCGAGGCGTTTATCAAAAGTCATGAAAAAAACCCGGCGGCGGCGGAGCGGCTGCCGTTCGCGTGGCTCTACGCCGGCGAGGCGCTGCTGGAACTCGGTCGTCCGCAGGAGGCGTTGGAGGCCTACGGCAGGACGGTGGGTGGAGATGCGGCGGTGACACGGGCAGCGAAGGCGGGCCGCGCCTGGGCGTTGCGAAAATTACCCAAGCCGGCCGAGGCGGCCCCGCTCTTCGAGGCGCTGGCGGCGGAGGACGCCGCCGCAGACTACGGCTTCTGGGCGGCGCGGTCGTGGGACGAGGCGGGCGACGCAGCGCGGGCCGAGGCGGGCTATGAGAAATTCCTGAAAGGCGGCGCGGCCGGTCCGCTGGCCGACGAGGCGGCCTATCGCCGCGCGGCGGCGGTGTCACGCACCAGGGGCGCCGAGGCCGCGCAGGCCGCCTACGCCGAACTCGTGAAAACCCGCCCCGATAGCGCCTTCGCGGCGGCGGCGCTGTATGACCTCGCCTGGGCACTCCAGGAACTGAAGAAACACGACGCGGCGACGGAACGGTTCGACGAACTCGCCCGCCGCTTCCCCAAGCACGCATTGGCCGGCGACGCCCGGTTCCGCAGCGGCGAGCTGGCCTATGAGGCCGACGCCTTCGACCGGGCGGCCGCAGCCTACGAAGCGGCGCTGACCGCGGGCATTGCCTTCAGCAACACCGTGCTCTACAAACTCGGTTGGGCCTACGAGTTGCAGGCGAAGGGCACGGAGGCCCGCGCGGCGTTCCGACGGCTGGCGACGGAGTTTCCCGGCAGCGCGCTGGCAGGTGAGGCCCGCTATCGCGAAGCCCGGCTGCTGCAGGCGGAAAACGCATGGGAAACGGCCGTCGAAGCCTATGCGGCGGTTCCCCCGGGACCCTTCCGCGAGCGGGCGGCGTTTGGCCGGGCCGAATGCCTCAGGCTCGGCAAGCGGGCGGAAGAGGCGGTCGCCGCCTACCGGGCGCTGCTTCAGGAGGTCGCCGACGCCACGGTGAAGGCACAGACGTGGCTCGGGCTGGGCCATGCGTACCGCGACGCGGGAGCGAACCAGGACGCGATCGATGCCTACGGTGAGGTGGTGAAACTGGCCGACACCATAGAGGCGGCGCAGGCGCTTCTGGGGCAGGGGCGGGCCTGGCTGGCCATGAAGTCGTATGACGAGGCCGCCAAGGCGTTTCTTAAGGTCGACATCCTGTACGCCTACGAGGAACTCAAGCCAGAAGCGGTGCGGATGCTGATCCAGACGTGGGAGCAGGCGGGTGACGC encodes:
- a CDS encoding tetratricopeptide repeat protein, with the translated sequence MVRRMIGVILCVGALVCVRADEAVDQFNFATGLLIRDEPALAAGEYRKLLKAHPEFPQADVAWYRLGEALQKTKDADGARTAFERVVKQYPKSERTPRANYLLGQMLATEDPKRAAACFAAAAAGDTGGALAEPALFGQAEALYQAREWVAAGEAYAGLLKRFPESPFAAQALNGQGWCAFKAADYAAAERLFGDFVTRYADHALADECRLKRGDSLYRLKRYDAAVTEYAAVMGKAGSPHRPAALAGRAWCLYDAGRTNEAAVAFREAAAAFGAAAQAAVMRYNAGNAAFAAQAFAEAEADFAACVQTNAVDAAWVRAAAYWRAASLVKLKRYEEACGVLEKLRASEKLPADLAVDAWLLQAEAELARGRFKEAAACYAAVGRDHGAHALAGDAAAGRVLALEKAGDLATAEAAATAFTAAYPKHAQLAAVRFLTGEYRYRLERFPDAVAAFEAFLKEHPGHELAAEAGYKAGWACWRMKKPAQARPFFRAVVASFPKAAVAADAAFMAGRCADAAADAAGAAADFERAAELAPASDAGLRAALERIRIDYQARRYAEALTRAEAFIKSHEKNPAAAERLPFAWLYAGEALLELGRPQEALEAYGRTVGGDAAVTRAAKAGRAWALRKLPKPAEAAPLFEALAAEDAAADYGFWAARSWDEAGDAARAEAGYEKFLKGGAAGPLADEAAYRRAAAVSRTRGAEAAQAAYAELVKTRPDSAFAAAALYDLAWALQELKKHDAATERFDELARRFPKHALAGDARFRSGELAYEADAFDRAAAAYEAALTAGIAFSNTVLYKLGWAYELQAKGTEARAAFRRLATEFPGSALAGEARYREARLLQAENAWETAVEAYAAVPPGPFRERAAFGRAECLRLGKRAEEAVAAYRALLQEVADATVKAQTWLGLGHAYRDAGANQDAIDAYGEVVKLADTIEAAQALLGQGRAWLAMKSYDEAAKAFLKVDILYAYEELKPEAVRMLIQTWEQAGDAEKAAKYRKQLEQMKK